The window TCTCACGCGCGGCGGCCTGGCGGTCCTCGGGCACCGCGTGCGAGGCGAGGCGCTTCCCGCCCCAGTGCAGCAGGCGCGCGATCACGACCGCGTCGATCCGGTCGGTCTTGGCCCCGCGCAGGTTGGCGTTGCGGAAGGCCCGGGTCTGGAGTGGGTTGAGCACGCGGACGGTCGGCGCGCCCCACTGCTGGAGCCACGCGTGCAGGGTGAGCCAGTAGACCCCGGTCGCTTCGAGCCCGACCTGCACGTCGGCCGGCGGCACGTCGGCGAGGCGTGCCGCGAGTTGCGTCAACCCAGATCGCGTCGGGGCGAACCGGGCTTGCCAGACGAGCTCGCCGTCGCCGTCCAGGAGCGCGGCGTCATGCCAGCGCTTGCCGATGTCGAATCCGAGGTACATCATCGTCGCACCTCCGTGGGTGGTGCCTCCGTCGGGGCGGGCCGACTCCAGCGCACGCTCGTGTCGATCAGCGCAGGGGAACGCGCAGCAAGCTGAATAGCGCAGGGGAGCCGGACGCGCGGTCTGCAGGGAGAGGAGCGGGAGTGCCCTCGGCTTAACTTCAGCGCAGCCCGACGCCCGTACGCTACTCCGGCCGCTGCATGCCCGTCCAGGAGCTCACGACTATACGAGCTTAACTTGGGAGTAGACAACACACAGGAGGCTCCGTTGCGCGTCTGGTTGGCTTGCACGACACTCCTCGGTGCCGCCGGCGCTTTCGCGCTGACTGGGGCGGCGCGCCAGCCCGGGCCGGGGTACACGCCGCCCGACGGCTTCGTCCCGGACTCGGCGACCGCCGTCCGGGTCGCCGTCGCGGTCTGGACGCCCATCTACGGGGCAGCCACGATCGCCGGCGAACGGCCGTACCACGCCCGGCTGCGTGGCGGTATCTGGACCGTCGAGGGCTCGCTGCCGCGGGCTCAGCCGGGGACCGTCGTCAGCGGCGGCGTCGCGCTGGCGGAGATCGCCAAGCGTGACGCGCGGGTCTTGCGGGTCACCCACGGTCGGTGACGACGACCGCCGGCGCGCGTGTTGTCTAACGTTGCGTTGAAGCTGACGGGTATGCGAGGATGCCCCGCTCCTCCGCGTATTCCGTCGCAGGGACAGTCCGTCATGCTCGGAAACCCCGCAGCTTCTGTGAAGCGGCGGCCCTCGCCACGGGCTGTGGTGCACGCGTGGCGTCGTAGCGGGTCGTGATCGGGTTGTGCGGGCCGGGCGCGAGGTGCTGCTCAGTCTTCTGTTCGCGCTCAGAGTGGCGTGCGGGGGCACGCCGGCGCATGGGGGGAATGCGGGAGCGGGTGGCGCCCTCTAACGGGCGGCCTCACGTGCGGCCATAAGCTGCGTCGCGCTCAGCCGCCCGGCGTCAGTCACCAGGCATGCCCGGCCCGCGTGTCGCGTTAGGCGGTGGCGACCTCCGGGGTGGTATCCGCCCGCGACCGGACGCGCGCGGCGGAGTAGTCCGTGCCGTCGCGCCACATGACGTAGGGCACGCCGGCGAGCCGCCGGGCGAGGGCGACCATGGCGACCCGGGTGCCCCGCCGGACCGCGACGCGCGCGGCCCACGCCTGCAGGGGTGCCGCGTCGGGGTCGCGGCTGCGCTGGAGGCGCCACGCCGCCTCGACGAGCAACCAGCGCACGCGGGGCGAGCCCGCCTTGGTGATGCGGCCGCGCTGCTGCCGCTCGCCCGAGCTGCGCTCGCCCGAGCTGCGCTCGCTCGGGACCAATCCGAGGTAGGCCATCACCTGGTGGGCGTCGCGGAAGCGGGCGACGTCGTCGAGCGTGGCGACGAACGCGGTCGCGGTCACCGGTCCGATGCCCGGCGCGGTCGTGAGGCGTTGCACCGCGGCGTCGGTCGCCGCGAGCGCCGTGAGGCGTTGGTCCGCCGCGGCAATCTGCTCGTTCAGCGGCGCGAGCACGGCGAGGAGCGGTGCGACCTCGGTGCGCGACGCGCTGGATACGGCCCCGGTCGCGTCGAGCACGGCGAACTTGGTGGCGGTGCGCTCGGCGTCGCCCGCGGGGAGCCGCAGCCCATCGCGCCGCACCAGGGCC is drawn from Gemmatimonadetes bacterium T265 and contains these coding sequences:
- a CDS encoding IS110 family transposase, producing MRHNVTNAVTREGPHYCPGGQPMPGPATAAPHDTIGLDLHKRESQLCTLGADGTVTERRIATTRPQFTTALGGRAPARVLLEASTESEWVARHLEALGHTVIVADPNYAPMYATRSRRVKTDKRDARTLAEACRLGAYRPAHRLSDAQRHVRAELAVRDALVRTRTRYIAVLKALVRRDGLRLPAGDAERTATKFAVLDATGAVSSASRTEVAPLLAVLAPLNEQIAAADQRLTALAATDAAVQRLTTAPGIGPVTATAFVATLDDVARFRDAHQVMAYLGLVPSERSSGERSSGERQQRGRITKAGSPRVRWLLVEAAWRLQRSRDPDAAPLQAWAARVAVRRGTRVAMVALARRLAGVPYVMWRDGTDYSAARVRSRADTTPEVATA